GGCCCAGATGGTGAAAGACATCATGGAGCTGATGAGGAGAGATGGTGAGGTAGAGGTGAGAAAGGTGTTGCATTTGGGGTCCTTGAATAACGTGATGATGAGCGTGTTTGGGAAGAGTTATGTGTTTGGTGAGGGTGGTGATGGGTGTGAGCTTGAGGAGTTGGTGAGTGAGGGGTATGAATTACTTGGGATGTTTAACTGGAGTGACCACTTTCCACTTTTGGGTAGGTTGGATTTACAAGGTGTGAGGAAGAGGTGTAGGAGTTTGGTGGAGAGAGTTAATGTTTTTGTGGGAAAAATCATAGCGGAGCACAGGGAGAAGAGGGCTGCTGCAGGTGAGGATAAGGCGAAGGATAGTGAGAGCTCCGGCGACTTTGTTGACGTGCTTTTGGATTTGGAGGAAGAGAACAGGCTTCAACACTCTGATATGGTTGCTGTTTTGTGGGTAAGTTTTAGCGATTTAAATGTttgtgatgttgttgttgttgtttggattgaaaagaCGAAGCTTGGTTGCATTTCAGGAAATGATATTTAGGGGGACTGATACAGTGGCAATACTGGTAGAATGGATTCTTGCGAGGATGGTTATACACCCTGAAATCCAAGCTGAGGCTCAAAGAGAAATAGATTGTGTTGTTGGGTGTGAGCGGAGTGTGAGTGATGATGACCTTGGGAAGCTTCCTTACGTGAGGGCCATAGTGAAGGAAACTCTGAGGATGCACCCACCGGGTCCTCTACTGTCATGGGCGAGGTATTCCATCCATGACACAGAAATTGGGAAGCACTTTGTTCCAGCTGGAACCACAGCTATGGTTAACATGTGGGCCATCAGTCATGACAAAGAAGTGTGGTCTGAACCGGAAGAGTTCAAACCGGAGCGTTTTCTGAGGGAGGAGGTGCAAATGATGGGGTCTGATATGAGGTTGGCACCTTTCGGGTCTGGGAGAAGGGTTTGCCCTGGGAAAGCCATGGGTGTGGCGACCGTTGAGCTTTGGGTTGCCATGTTGCTACAAAAGCTTAAATGGATGGCTTCTGACTCTGGTGTGGATCTCTCTGAATGCTTGGAACTGTCTATGAAAATGAAATGCTCTCTCATCACCAAAGTTTTTCCAAGACCTCCTTCTTTAACCCATTCTCCttcatcaatcaatcaatcaatcaacccAACCTAAACCCTTGGATTGGAGTATCCCACAGTTTTACTCCTCTTAATAATTACCACTTCTTTCCCATCCATCAAAAACATGTCATAAAATACAAACGCTCATCTTATAAATGCAACTTGTCTATTATTCTTCTCAAATTTACATCatacataataaattatctacattattattaaatctATTGCATATTATCAAGGATGCAATACTACTAAGTACATATCATATCATTTTTAAGTCAAGAGTTCTTCAAATTTCTTTGTTTCCATTCATTTTGCATTCACAGATGCAATATcgcattaattatatttctttattaattatatcCTTCTGAATTTTCTAatccttaattaatttatacacaGAGACTAACTCATTGAAATAAGGAATTATAAATTGGATTATTAGAATGAACAGAGTTTATTGTATTTGTTATTCTTGTAAataatcttgaaaaaaaaattatataatatttaaaatttatattgattaagacaatatttataaaacaagtttaattatcatcaaggcaagtttaaaaaaaacaagtaaacaaaaatttatacaaaaatttattttcctttgtttCTTAGTTAGATTTCGTTTAgaaaattctttatatattgGTTTCTTTTCAATTGTGTGACTTGTTCAATGCTTACAGAGTTCATTTAGATTTTTAATGGCATTGCATTTTTCCttttaacacaaatttaaacatatattttttctttttatgattttaaaaaaacacaaatattaatttcattcagtcaaataatttacaatacagtttatattatttattttttcacatgaatattattatcaattttaaatgttCTGTCGTATCATGATATTTATACAACTATTTCTTCATATGATACAAAGATagtgtatttttaaatattaaatatttgataatattatttttttttaatatttttatttctttacaaaaaGATATTTGatcaatatttaaaacaataaaaataagatataagaTATACAACATCAAAGAATTGGAAAATACATACAAAATGGTTATGATATATGAACAAGACCagtttaaaagtatataaataaattaaatttaatttaaaaaaaaagttatgtttaaATTCTATTTCATAATATAgcattaaaacttattttaattagattttttatttgttggtgTAGTATATATGTGgcagaaataaattaaagtttgttagattttttattaatgCGATAAGaattagaaattaaagaaatagaaaaagcataaaaattataaatggagTTGGTCACTTCTAAAAGTTAATTATGAATagaatagagagagagaaagttggCCAGCAATCTAGCATGCGTGATGAAGGTTACATAATTGCTATCAAATCACTGAATTCCGTATACATCATCATGGCTGCATCATTTTTTCCCCTCACTTTTTATAAGTGTAGTCAATTGTGGGGATACTAtattatctgtttttttttttaaaatttatcttcagttaatttatatctttcaaaactttaattaaaattaataattttgttaataagtATGCTAAGAATTTCAGCTTTTTCCCCTAGTTTATCGTGATCTCGCAGAAGCTTTAAAATGATTGAGGAATAAGAAGCTAagaattatatatgtaaaagcTTTGCTCCTTTTCCACccataaagaaaaatatgcaaatagGATTTGAATATccaaagaaattaataatatctCTTTCTATATGCATCAAATCTAAGTGTTTTAgtctttccttcatttttttattaactgaTTCTCTCTCTTGATAGTACTCTATATTCCTTTCTGCCTTCTCAAATCACACCCATCATCAACACATTCCGTACTCCACCAAAAAtgctacatatatatatattcccttAAAGTTATGCTACCATGTGTTGTTTTAAAGTCATCTAtggtataaaaaaaagtaatgctATGGTAGAAATTACATGAACTAGCCTAAGAATGACTAGATTTTGGTAAATACTAGAAATAtaacatttgtttttcttaaatcttGTAGGGTTTAAGAAAATTACTCAAACGTTGAGGGACGGTGACATCATAGTCCAGTGACAAAGTAACTTACAACAAGCTTTAACTTAGCATTTTAGAACATTGCGTACACCTAGCACTATGCTGACGTTTTGACTTTAATTcgtgctttttttttattttattttttatgaaatctaAGATGAGAGAACAAGCAAAAACCGTACAACAGATCACTTGTCAATGTTGGTAAGAATGCTGCAAATTCTGTAAAACTTTATAGGCATAACAAATATTGGAAGTTATTAGACAGTCATATTTTGGGTAGTAATTAAGCTTCTTAGTAAGATGTATGtccaaaagaaaatgttgagattatGAAATAAAGTTTCAGTTGAAGATGCCGCGAAAAGGTAGATGGAGATCTGGCAGTGGCATAAAATTGTGAAAGAAGATTGAGTGGATCGAATTAGAATGAAGATTATCTAAGCCTTTAAGtagaaaattaaagttaaatccTGGAAGTAATTGCTTTGTGATTCAGTGAGTCGAaaagcaaaaaagaaataaaagaagatgAATTTAAAATCCTGCGCCGCCTCCTCAACTAGGAAAAACATAAGGTTTTAAAAGCATATGAACGAATCATCATCCTCCACCACCCATCCAACCTacataacaataaaaaacaacacCAATGGATAAATTCTATGTTTCTTATATATCACACAAGAGATTGTAAAGAACCTAATTCTCAATTCTCATGCCATTGCATGCATATATATACATGTGgatcatttattaataaatgtgtAACAATCATACTTGCCTGTTGGATGCTTCTCCAACATATGCTTTAAGATCTTAAAGAAACATTTAGAGCAAAAGCACATTCTTTCCAATGTGCTCTCCCTAATTTATGCACCACACAAATAATTGGTTTGGTTTTGagtataataaaaacaaaaatatacttttacatATACGTtatgttgaaaatttaaatacgAGTCTAAATTCTACTTTGAATAATAGTAAGAAAAAAACAGaactatatataaagataaagatGTATTAACCAATTactttttaagattttggataAAGAATcgtgttaatattttatatataaagtgtATAATATAGACCAACAATTCAACGAAAATTCTAAGATGAGTGGTCAGTTAACTCATCTAAACCTTAGAACTATAAAAGACTGATCGGTCACCAAACACGTTGATGACCGATCGGTCTCTtacatatcaaaataatatgattaattagGCAAAACTTGTTTATGAAATATTGGACCGGACCAACCTTAACCAAAAACTTATTTCGAAATTTTCAAATACAGAGATAAGGTAAGAAGGTAGGTGAATTACATTTATTGAGTATTTAACTTAGTTGTGATAATCGATCGATACTGAACCCTAACTTGAACGTCAGAGTGTTTTTAGCAGGTATCTCCGCTCAAATTTAAACTCTACTAAAGATGATTCGACAagacataagaaaataaaataaaattataacaaatgattaaatcaaattataaaggTATAATCATcgaattacaaaaataataaagttgagATGTTATTGATATTGTAGAATGCACGTTCTCCCTTGATAAATCTaacacattattttatattcattttagaATATCATTATTATGACATGAAGAATTTGGCTAACCAATAATTGTGTGAATGGGGACAAGTGTTGGGATATCGGGTAGGGCAAAAGCCGCAAATTGAGTGACTACTTTAATGGCTAAAGGcattattttagttgttttgaCTGTCTTAAAGCTTCATACTTAGTTAATAGAAATCTTGTATTGTACACAGAAAATGAGAGGCTAGTTCTGTAGGATTTGTGCTAAGTGCAACTACAATGATCGTGACATGTTGGAGACCTTAATCACGCATCATCACCTGCTTCACAGGGTTATGTTGCCtctttaattttactttttttcttccattttataatttatatataaaaaaaaatcttaaatatagagaaaaaattaatagaaagaatagttagatagatagatataatCAAATACTTAAAATGTAAGTTAGGTATATTGATTGTAAAACACGGTTGCGACGGGACAAGTGTATGCATATAGATCATTGATATGTATTAGACTTAATTAAATTCCTCATTACTCACATAAATAAACgattgaaaaaaaatctctaTGCGCCCATGTTGCTTAATTACGCATGCTTATATTTATCCACTAATGGTAGCCCAAAAATTCGACACGTTAGTctaatttatattcatattttaatttaatataatttttaatttgttattaactCCAAagttattataaactttttggtttagttaagttttaaatttatgataagtTTGGTTACATTAGATGAGTTCTtaatcgttttttttttgtgtgatcACATTTTTAGGGAATGCAGAGATAAAAGTGAAGGATTTCAAGATAAATTTGTAAATGATTTGATGAATGtcatagataaaaaaaatttaataaatgaatttgttaGATTacagttttatatatttatagttgaaattaatataaaataaaatataagaataataattattgttattattagttttagtattattattagttttagtaTTATACGTTTCCCTTAATTAGTTAAGAAAttagagttttaaaatatctgtaaTCACTGAACCAGCCAACAGTGTAGATTAGGGTTAATTGGGATAGAATCATAGTTAAACTAATACTAACAATAATGAAAGATAAGATAAGTAATAcgtaaaattgtattaaaaataatctcataattttatattacctcaaacaaaaattaaaacatcattttataaGTTGTAACACtcaagaaatatataaaattttaaattaaatataccaTGATAATAATTATACCTAACTTTTACAATATACAAAAACGTGGacaaatatgaataaatttatagctataatgtaaaataatttcaagttgaaaaaattaaaatgccaTCACAtacatattttcaatttattattttcgtCTTTTGTATGGGCACACCCATTTCTCattcttttcctttaattttttttcttgttatagTCTTCTTTTTCCTCCACCATCATCTTTAATCAAACAACATCTGATTCTAATTCTCACGTGTTTCAATCATATcctattttaggtttaaaccattaaGTTGTCACTATTTTTGGGAAGTTTTCTCATTTTGATCTCCGTCTTATTCAaattcccaattgagtccccATAAGtactaatttcaatcaattaagctcCCACccttaaatttagttaacgagattaatttttttacacaactgggaggatgacctgttaatttctataaatgtggcctatttagagttgaaacgtggcatgaattgagtcccataagtgctaatttcaatcaatttcaactctaattcatgtcacgtttcaactctaaataggtcaCTTTcacagaaattaacaggtcatccttccagctgtacaaaaaagttaactccgttaattaaatttaactgcAGGAGCTTAAtcgattgaaattagcacttataggaactcaattggggattctaataagacgaggatcaaaatgggaaaacttCCCAAAAATAGAGACAACTAAATTGTTTAAACCCGTATTTTATATAGGTAGCTGACGTATTTTACAgagttttaagtaattaaattttatttccgagtaaatatttttttataattttttatttatttattacccatttgaatttattatttgatttaattaatattatcacGACTtggtaatattttaatagtttttctaCATGAATTGATAATGATTTATTGATATTAAGTCACTGTTGCAAAATAAGTTGGTTTAAGtcattattgtaaaatattttcaacttaTAAAGCCTACACAATATAGTTTTGCAAAGGTTGTTCTTCCCTTCATCTCTTCAAGTACTCCTGAACTTCttcactattttcatttatttcaaaaatattttatatctttctactatttttttttattccaaaaatattctacactcCATTATcctcaacaaaaaataaaaaatatagaaaaaaagagcgaagatgagaaaaatacaaaaatgtagaaaaaaaagagtgaagAGGTTTTTTCATGCATTCTCATAATTTATAGTCATACATACCCCATAGTTTTAAAACCACCtttgtattctttttaaaaataattttggattaCTTATTAtggaaatatattttggaaaaagaTGTCATGGTATAACAGGAGGGTATTTTAGTCCTTTAAATATTAGTACAGTGTGCAGTTAGTAATCATGGACGTGCATGAAGATATAAGCTTGGTGAGAGAAGTAAGAGGGTTGGGTGTAGATAGGAATATTTTATGCAGAGTTCTGCATTGGGGCTTCAACTTTAAACGGgcttcaacttcttcttctcaGACTTCTTTCATTTTCGTTCATTTCCTTTGTTTGTTCATTTTCGTGATTTTCGTTCATGTACACATATTATATTCGTTTTGGTTGGttatacttttgttttcattttcgttggaaatttgattctaatttttattaaattttacatatatatcatattttgaaattcagttTGTAAAAATATTGGGTGAATAGTGTCAATAATAACTAGATTTcaaatttatcttcttttataaatgaaatgtataactttataattcatcatattttttcCACAGTGATGAGTTATTTTAGAGGatttgattaattgttttttgtcttgattttgttgttgttattataagATTTGATAAAGTTAATGGttaacttgaaaaaaaagtatatattattaagatgGAAAAGGGGTGAAAAACACATGAAATACAAATATGATGTTTTCAATCTAGTatattagatataaaaaaatgcgATTGTCCTTTTAAATTGAAACGCAAACCAATTTCTAACGAATAATCAgagtattaaaaataatgtgtaAATATCATAACTATAGTTTGTTAgatactttaattatatttttcctaCACTATAAGAAAATAACAAGATCAAATTGACAACAATCAAACAAGAATATAATACACAGAATacatttacaaataattattattcaaagtttaaaaactGAATCATAACAAGTTATGATGATGTTAGAATGTAatagatttttatatattaataaatatgagATGTTAAGTAATCTATTTTAGAGACATCTtgctttaatattattttttattagtaatatcTACAAAACTAACAAATATCACTTtgaaataattacaattaagtCAACAAGGTTGAGACCGTTACCTTTGTattctttatgaaaaataattaaaattataatgtacAAATTAAGGTAATGTAATGATTTTGATAAGGTTGTCTGTTTATTAACATTATTGAAATAGCATATATTAAGCATTTGCTTATGTCATCATCCACATACTTTTCTTCATCAATTAGATCATAATTTTTGCGTCGTAGTGAATTAAAGTCCATTACAATTAATTACCTTATCTGCCCCAAAGTGACTCTTATGTCTTAACTCTTCAGCAAAGTTCCACCTAAGTGGTCGATGTTTTTTTCGCAGATGTGAATTCAACGTTTATAGTAATTCACAAATCATATAAACCAATTGAATTAATACTTTCCATTATATGGATATTCCTATTAAATAATCCGCCgggataaaatatattatgatattaaatgGATATGCATGTTTAGTTATTTGTTGGTAatagttattaataattttcatttaattatgttttttgaataatcaagtaatcaaaatatatagCTATCAGTAAAAagttattgaatttaaaaatcatatttatttatattagtattCTAGTgagtaatttaatttgatttgtacagttaaattatattttttatttaaatttatattttaaagtattttgaaataatttcatttaaaattttaaaaatatacaacttAAAAACATCTACaagtattaataataaaataaattcaaaattatcattttataaatatatcaaatcccATCACTGCCTTGCATATGAATTAGTCTTTGAAGTTTTggaacaaaagaaaatcaattctaatatttaaaattttctttaataatttttttataacataccacatatcatatttattgatatgtttgaatttatatttaaaaaaatattcaacataaattaattataaattattatatatgcgttcttaaaaaatagttattaaataaattttttttaaagaaaaaataaaggcgGCAAACATTCTAAGAGGAAGGGGAAAGTGTCGTGTCTTTACTCTCTTCAAGGTTGTCTTCCTTTTCGCATCCTACTCCTGCTTTCTCTTCACGTTTCATTCTTCCAATACTACCCCTATCCAATTTTAAAATCCTTCATTCACTGCATTACTTTCTATACAATATCTGCATATTACTTCCCTTTCATTCCTCTGTCCGCAACATTGCTGCCGAGAAtgaaataactttattttttattcacaaCATGCAGTGCTTTTGGTTTTATGGAGAAACTAAAACACATTGatgtttgttaaattttaaaactaaaaaaggaTTATTGAAATGAAGAACCATATTTTGCGGAAGCAAATGCATATTGCTGGTACtcagaaattaaagaaatgaaggGTGATATGATGATAATAATGACAGCACTAAAAAAGCTGAAGTCTTTGgtaattttacttttgaaaagagagagagagacagagagagtaCGATAATGTCACTCGCAAGGGTGTCTTTGATACTTGTTGGCAACTGAAACTGTGTTTCAGATACAAGGGTGTTTTTCAAGTTGAACACAGACTCAAAAGCCTTAACCTTGTTAAAGGGTGGTGGCTGGCTGTCTTCAGTTCTTGCTTCATTTCCATTGTGAAAGAAACTCTGCGCCGGAAGAAATGGAGTCTGTGTGGTTCTCCACCACTGGATCTGCTGACCCCCGTGGTGGCTTCTTGGCTGTCTTACTGCTGTCACTGCTCTTGTGCTCAACATTCTCTTCTACGGGTATTGTTTTGCTTTCGTCCTCACTCGTATCAACTTTACTTCTTAGGAATATTATCATACTTCACAGTTTCTTTCAATAGAGTTGCCATGAAGATTCAGGAGCATTCCCATTTTCTTTAAAGCAAAAAGATGCAAAAACAATAACTGTCTTGTTCGGACTTCTGTCATTCTTTCTCTCGACCGTTTTTAGTGTTTTCTTTTAGGTTCTTATCTAGTCTTTCTTTAAAGTTTCCTAGACAATTGTTCTGTGCTCTTATCGATGGTTGAGGATGATATTTGCCGTGcacttttgtttttaatgaCGAAATGACTACCGTGTCGGGTATTGTTGTCTACTAGCTCTCTTTGTAGAACTACAGACAAACCTAGTTATACTCTTCTTAAATTAACGGTTATTTGGTGATTATACGAGGACGTGACATGATAAGTACCTTTTCAACATCTTTTGAATGAAGAGGGGAAAATGGGAAAAACTTTCTGTTTATATTCTAGCTTGAAGAAAGTGTGATTTTGCCATAGAAAGGATACAAACTACTTTTTTGGAGGCTTCTGTAATATATACCTGTGAGATATATGGATCTTTGATCTGTAAAATTGATTGCTTTAAGTAATCTTACCCAGAAGTTAAATTCCTAAACTTTTCATGGTTGTTCAATCATATACAGAAGCCTATGATGCACTTGATCCAACTGGCAACATTACAATCAAATGGGATGTCATAAGCTGGACACCAGACGGCTATATTGTAAGTGATCGCTTCTTTCATAATGTGAGAAAATACTTGGAAAGCATCATACTGTGAGTTTTGGCATTTaaccttaaaattattttggagtAAGAAATTAGAGCTATATAGTACTGGATTCGTATTAGGCTTGGTGGATCTTCTCGGTTGTATCCATGTTTCAGCTTGATCTCTAGGGTGTGGTTTGA
This genomic stretch from Vigna radiata var. radiata cultivar VC1973A chromosome 7, Vradiata_ver6, whole genome shotgun sequence harbors:
- the LOC106768222 gene encoding cytochrome P450 78A5-like; the encoded protein is MSSQFCSLFLPLSASSTILTFDLFIAVMSLVAIFGYWLVPGGLAWALSKFRQGNPLTNKPAIPGPSGFPLLGLLSAFTGPLTHRVLAKLAHTFDAKPLMAFSVGFTRFIISSHPDTAKGILSSSAFADRPIKESAYELLFHRAMGFAPYGEYWRNLRRISATHMFSPKRIAASGGFRAEVGAQMVKDIMELMRRDGEVEVRKVLHLGSLNNVMMSVFGKSYVFGEGGDGCELEELVSEGYELLGMFNWSDHFPLLGRLDLQGVRKRCRSLVERVNVFVGKIIAEHREKRAAAGEDKAKDSESSGDFVDVLLDLEEENRLQHSDMVAVLWEMIFRGTDTVAILVEWILARMVIHPEIQAEAQREIDCVVGCERSVSDDDLGKLPYVRAIVKETLRMHPPGPLLSWARYSIHDTEIGKHFVPAGTTAMVNMWAISHDKEVWSEPEEFKPERFLREEVQMMGSDMRLAPFGSGRRVCPGKAMGVATVELWVAMLLQKLKWMASDSGVDLSECLELSMKMKCSLITKVFPRPPSLTHSPSSINQSINPT